In Chlorobiota bacterium, the sequence GCGGTGAGCGGCGCAAGCCAGCTTCCAATCCCTTCCTTTGGATCCAACAACGATTTTGAAGCAAGTCGCAGCCGCAACGAGGTCCGCAGGTCAATCACCGGGAACAACTGCTCGGTCTGCAAGGTGCGGCGGGCATACTCGCCATCGCTGGCGTTGGTCAGCCGGAACTCGTTCTCCGTCTGGACCCCGTTGCTGTCCAGATCAATCCAGACGTACTCACCCTGCCCAAACGGAACGCGGATGTACAGATATTGCAGCCGCGCAGCCTGCTCGGTCTGGACTTCGTACAACGCCTCCAAATCAACCCCGCGATTGAACCCGCTCCACCGCGTTTGCGAACGCCCCAACACCGTGACGCTGTTCAGCCGGGTTGGAACGCCGGGGATATCCTTGTAGCTGCGCGTCCGGTAGGTGAAGTCGGCACTGGAGTTCAGGTTCTTCACCCCGCGAAGCTCCCCGCGAAGGGACCACGTGGCGGCGGTTCCGTCGGCACGCAGCTGGTGCTGGCGGGTTGCGGTGTCAATCCGTGCGGAATCCTCGTTGCGGAATCGGACCGATGCCATTCCGCTCATAAACGGAAGCTCCACCCGAAGCTCCGGCCCGAACTCAAAAAACCGGAACGATGCTGGAAGCAAGGAATCCCCCACGGCCTTGTTGCGGTCGTCGCGGTTCTCGGCCAAGAAACGGAAGCCTGGGGTAAAGCGGCCAACGGCGTAGCTGATTCCGCCGCGCTGCCGCAGCCAGTTGCTAACGGTGTTGCCGCCGCCAACGGTGTCGCGGGTTCCAATCAGTTCGGCGGTGTAATCGGCCCCGGGGAGCGTGGTGTCGCCGCGAAGCTGCGCGCTGTATTGCTGGCGAAGCGAGGTGAACAGCCCGCCACGGCTTAGCCATCCCGCGCTTCCGCCAAGCTCCAACTGGCGCAGCGGCTGCCAATGGAGCGCGCCCTCGGCCACGAAGTCATCGGTTCCCCCTTCGCCAAGCCGTGCGCCTGTGTTCCATTGGTTTCCGAACTCCACCTCACCCAACCGTTCCACCGCTCGGAATTCGTTTTGCAAATAGCGCGCGCTGGCGTTGGCGCGGATGCTTCCAACCGATAGTCCGCCAACCCGAATGGAGTCGCGCAGAAGGGAAAGGAACCCTTTGAACGCCGCCCCCCGCCGTTCGGCGCTGGCAAGGTTGCTGAAGCGATTGACCGAGCCATCGCTAAGGGCAAGCTCCCCCGCAATGGTTATCCCGGCGGCGGGGCGGGCGCTGGCGTTCACCCCAACCACTTGCCGCAGTTCCGGCAGCGGAAGGAAGACCACAGGCATATATCGCCCGGCGTTTTTCCCAACAAAGCGGTACTCGCCAAACGCCACGCTTTGGTAATCCCCCACGCCGCTTGCCGGAATGGAAAACGAGACGTTGAAGACCGCGCGCGGATCGGTGGGGGCGTAGATGAAAATGGAGTCGGGCACGCCGGCGATGGTGGTGTCAATCCGGTAGTAGCTTCCGAACGTGGTGTCGCTGCGGCCAACAAGCCGAACGCCGCTGCGGATTGCCAGCAGCGGGTCGCCGCCAGCGTTGGCAAGCAACTGGCGGTCGGCATCGTCAAGCAGAAGATCAATGGGGGCATCCTGGTTATCGGCCTCGCGAAGAAATCCAACGCCCAGGGTCAGTGCGGAATTGAAGAGCGGAACGGTGTGATTCAGCGCAAGGAACGAGCGGGAGTAGCGGCGGTCGGCAAGCTCGAAATCCACAGTGATGCGGCTTTGCGACGTGATTGGGCGGCGGGTTTGGAAGAAGACCTCTCCGGTGCTGTAATCAATCACGTAATCGTTGCTTTCGCCGCGGACCATCTCCACTCCATCCACAAACACCCGCTCGGTTCCGGCCACCACCACAATGTTCTGCTCGCCGTTTGTTCCGGTTAGGCGGTATGGTCCCTGGTCCCGTTCGCGCCCCTGCAACGTCTGGGTCAGGAACCGCCCTGGCGCGACCGCCGCCACCACCTCACTTGTTCCAAACTGGCCGGCACGGATGTTCCCTTTCACCCCTTGCAGCTTCCGGGAGTAGGCCAGATACTCACTTCCGTTGCTGGTGGCCACGAACTTGCCAAGCGTTGCGCCAGCAATCGGGGAGCGGACCTCGATGAAGATGTTATCAACCTCGCGCAAGGTTTGGGTGTTCCCCTCCGGCTGGATCGGCGTTTGCTCATCGGTGACGGCTCCGGTGACGATCACGCTGTCGGCAATCGGTCCGCTGAACTGAAGCCGCAGCCCGCTTTGCACGGTAAGGTCACGGTTGGACCCCACGGTAAGCCCACGAATCACGGAGCCGGAGCGTTGGAAGTTTTTCCCGAAGATATCGGAGCCGGTCAAGCTGCCGGATCCGCTGCTTGGCTCGGCAACGTCGCGGCGGACGGCGGCGGAATCGGTTCGCGCCACCAATCGCTGCAACGCGTACTCTGGCGGGATTCCCAGCGGCAGATAGCGGTAGCTGGCAACAACGGCGCGGCGGGCTGCGGTGTCGGCGGCCAGCAACTGGCGGATTGCCGAAGAAAGAACGATGGTGCCGGACCGTTCCTCGATGGTGAAATCGCGCGGGGTTTCCAGCGTGGTGGAATCAAGCCGAAGGGTGACGGAGCCGGAGATGACAAAGGGGAAACGAAGCTGAAGGGTGGAGTCGCCTTGTTGTTGCGGAAGCCGGAGCGTATCAACGCGCCGCGCCCCCTGCCCAACGGCGGCAAGAAGCGGCATCAGCAACGCAAGGGCGGCAAGCAGAAGAAGGCGGAACATCAGGCAAGAATATGCCCGCGCAAGATACGGGAGGGCAAGGCAAAAGAAAGGGGAGAGGAAGAAAGATGGTAATCAATCCATGCAGCTGATGCTTCGGTCAGCCAAGCTATCGGTTCAACGTGGCAAATGGGTGGGGGGCTTTTGGCGATCGTTGGAAAGGGGCAATGCATTGATTACAACAGCCGCTGAAGCTCGGTTGCAAGATCATTCCGTACGTTGATGATCGTGAAATTCATATTCTGGTTTTCGGCTAACCGATAATAGATCTTCAAGCATCGTTTATCGGCGGTGGCAAATCCGTCAATGGCTTGTTCCGATTGGGCTTGGGCAAACAATTTGGCATCATTCGGAATCACAACTCTTTCCACGCCTTCCAGATTGCTCCGTTGCTCGAATAGTAATCGCGCCATTGGTCCTGCCTGTTGGGCATGGTTGATATTAAACGGTAGGATGCGCAGATTGTGCAGCGGGAGTTCGCCTATTGTTCCTTTTACACAATACTCCGCTATTGAAATTGTTGAGCACCAAAGTATGGTTCCTTCGGTAAGAAACGTTCGGAAGTATTCTTTGACCTGAGGATGAAGTGGATCATCATCCTTCAACAGGCGGATAAAAAAACTGGTATCCAGCAATATGTTTTTATACTTCATAATTACCACGCAATTGTTGAAGCCATGTATCAGGGTCCTCTACGCCTTCCCAACTTTTCGTCCCTTTTTCGATAAGGGATTGCAGATATTGTTCGTCGAACGCCGGGTGATAGTCAATAATCTCGATAAGCAGAAGCGTCGTTTTGTCAATTTCCCTTGTTGCAAGGTTCTGCATGCCGGTGGCGCGAACCCCATATTGTTTATACAGCGGATTCAATTCAAGCTCGGAAAGCATAGATTTGTTTGTGGCAATTTTCAGCAGCCCATATTCTTGGGTGTCAAGATGGATATTGGCTTTCCCCTTTCCCCCTGCATCCACAATGGTTCCATAAAAATAAAATTCAGCATTTGCCCATAATTCTTTGGAGCGGATCAATGCTGTTGTTGGGTTAATAACAACGGTTGCTGATTGGTTTGCCGAGCTATTAATCCGGTATTCCACATTCTTTTTTTGCGCGCTTATCTGGAAAATTTCGAATGCCTTTGCTGTGGTGGCTTCTAAATCATCCAGGGAGTTGCTCTGCTGCACTTGTGCAAGAATAGCAGCAAAGGTTAGCGCGCTTTGGAACGTTGTTTTGAAGCGATGCCGTACCGACCCCTCCAAAACAGAATAACTCATTGTTGGGCGTTGGTTTTTAAGCGAGCCAAACACCAAGCCTTCAACCGTATGAAGAACCTCTATCAGGTCCTTAATATCATACGTGTCGGGTGTTAATGGAAACTGGCCTTGCTTCCCATCAACAATAATCTCTATGTATCCTTCTTGTGGCATAGTCGGTTGCAAGTTACAAAACAGCCCAAAGGAACAATGGCATCGCCCGGGCGCATTGTCCACACCAAATGGACGAATCCAATTTGGCGATTTTTGGCAGACGACGCTGCGTTTGCCGTAAGCGTTGCAAGGCCTTTTTTATAATTCTTTCGTTCCCTCGTGTGCTCACTTTTCGCCAATCCTGTAATTTCCCCCATGCCTCAATTTTCTAAACTACTTGGTGTTGCGCTTGGATCGGTGGCGGTGCTTGGGGTTGGTGGCGCGTTGTTCGTCACCAAAACCGAGCGCGGGTTCCGGCTGCTGCTGGATTGGATGTACGAACGGAAGTTCGCCGATGTCCCGATGATCTCCCCCGATTCCCTTGCTGCGGCCATTGCAAGCGGCAAGCCGCCGCTGCTGCTGGATACCCGAACCCCCGAGGAGTTCGCCGTTAGCCACCTGAAAGGGGCGCGCCGCGTGGACCCCGCCACCCTTGCCGACCTGCAGGAAATTGACCTTGCCGGAACCGACCCCGACCAACCAATCGTGGCCTACTGCTCGGTTGGATATCGCAGCGGAATCGTTGCCCGCCAACTCCAAGAATTAGGATTCACGAACGTGCGGAATTTGTACGGCGGGATTTTCCTGTGGCACAACCAGGGCCGCCAGGTTTGGGCCGGCAATCAAGTGGTGGGGGAAGTTCACCCGTACGATTGGGTTTGGGGACAGTTCTTGCGGTAGTGGGGGGGGCGTTGGGCGGCGATTCCGCGCCACCCAACGCGAACCTCATGCGGGATTGGCTGCCCGCAGCAGGGGCAGGCAGCCATCCATTTCCATGCCAGCGATCCGCACGCGGGGCAACGCACAAACCGGTAATCGCCCAGCAGAATGTGGGGGGCGATTGGTGCCGCGTGGTAGGTAATCATCGTGGTTCGGTGGCTTGTTCCTCTGTTGCCGGCTCCGGGTCGAATGCCTTCAGCAAATCATCAAACGCCTGCGCCGCCTTCGTGACGGTTTTGACCCCAGCCTTCACCACTTTCGTCCCTTTCGCTACCTGCTCCATTGTTCTGTTTACCGTGGAATTCACCGTAGAATTCACGGTGGCCACCGGGTCCGCTGGCGTTGCCGCGCTTTCGGTTTGGGGGGCTGCGGTTTCTTCCGTTGTTCCAAGTCCTGGGTCTTGCTCGGCTGTTGTGGCCTGCTCTTCGGCTCCATCGCTGGCCTCGGTTCCCTGGCTAACGGTGGGCGGTTCTTCGGCTTGCGAAGTCTGCGCGGGTTGCTCCATCGCTGGCGTTTCGGTGGCGGGTGCGGTTCCCCCGCTGCATTGCGCGGCGGATTGCTGGGTTGCCGCAGCAAGAAGCAACGCCAAGCTAGAAAGAAGCAGAAGTGTTGAACGCGGTCTCATCGGTATCTCTCCGTTTTGTTGATGGGAATATCCACGCATGGCGGCGGCACTGATAGGCCAAATCTGCCATGCCACGCCCGGGTTCCCGAGCGTGGAATCAAGGTAGCGGAGGGTGGTTAAAAAAAGGGGGGCGGGCGGTTACAGGTGGCGGAAGGTTCAAAAATCTGACACGATTGCGGGCTTATTTCTCCCCAAGAATCGTGAACTCCACGCGGCGGTTTTGGCTGCGCCCTTCCTCGGTGTCGTTCGTGGCAATTGGGCGGCTGCGCCCGTAGCCATGCGCGCCAATCTGGTTGCGGGGGAATCCTTGCTGGACCAAATACTCCATCACGGCTGTTGCGCGGTTCTGCGAAAGGCGGAGGTTCGATTGATCGCTGCCGATGTTGTCGGTGTGGCCCGCAATCTGGATAACCATGCGCGGGTTGTCGCGCAGCAACGTGGCAATCCGCTGAAGCTCGGGGAACGACTCGGGGCGAAGCGTGTCGCTGCCAAAATCGAAGAAGATGTTGTTCAGCCGAATCGTCTGGCCAACCTGGATTGGGGCCAGCAGAAGGTCGCGGGTGAGTTCCCGATACTCCGTCACGGTGCGCGCATCCAAATTGTCGCTGGTGGCAATGAACCCGCCAGCTTCGGCGCGGAAGCCGTAGGCCGCTTCGGCGGGAAGGACGATGGCGTAAGCCCCGGTGGCCGGATCCGAATCGGCGTATCCCTCCACCTTCCCGTCGGCCAACCGCTCGTAGCGGATCCGCGCGCCGATTGGCTCCTTTGTCTGGCTGTTTAGCACTTTCCCTTTCACCAACACCACCGGCTTTGGGCGCACAGGTTTGGGGAGCGGAACGCGGTAGATATCCTCCCGATTGCTCTCGTTATGCGTGCTGACGAAGTACGCAAAATCGCCGGAGGCGGGGATGGTGTAGTAGGCATCGAAGCCGGAGGTATTGATTGCCGGGCCAAGATTTTCCGGGGTGGTCCATCGGGTCCAGGTGCTGTCCAATCGGCGCGCAACGAAGATGTCGTTATCCCCGCTTCCGCCACGCCCGTCGGTGGAGAAGTAAAGGGTTACGCCATCGGCAGCAAGGAAGGGGCTTACCTCGCTCCCCTTGCTGTTCAGTTCGCGGCCAAGATTCAGCGGGCGGCTCCACGATCCATCCTTCTGCCAGAAGCTGACATAGATATCCTTGTCGCCGTAGGAGTCGTCGCGTTGCAGGCACAGCAGAAGCGTGCGGCCATCGTTGGCAAGGGAGTATTCGGCAAACCTTGCGGTGTTGTAGAAATCGTGGATGTTCAGCGCGCGGGGTTTTCCCCACCCTTCGGCTGTGCGCCGGGCAATGGATACGCCAGCGGACACCTCACCATTTGCGGAGTATCTCCCGCCAAGCAGCAACGTCTGTCCGTCGGGCGTTACCGAGCAGACGTAGTTGTCGCCGATGCTGTTCAGCGGCGCGCCAACGTTGCGGGCTTGGTTCCAGCGTCCGTTGCTTCCCAACGTTGCGTGCCAAATGTCGAAGCCGCTTCCGCCGATATTTTCCGGCGCATCTTTCCGAACAAACCACAGGCCTTTCCCGTCGGGGGCAATCACCGGAACAAGCTCGGAACGGGGGCTGTTGATCTCCACCGGAAGGCGTTCGGGGGATTGGGCCGCAAGCGGGGGAACCGCCGCGCCAAAAACGGCCACCAGCAGCATGGTTGCGAAGAACATCGGGGCAGCCTTGCGGCGTGCGTGAAGCGTCATCTATCCGTGGAGAGTTGTTGTGTGTGTGGAAAAAAATCTGCTCAATCATCCTCCCCCTGCTTCGGCCCTTTGGGGTTGAATGGGATTGGAGGCGTGGAAGGGGCTGCCACGGTGTCGGCCTTGGGCGGTTCTTCTGGCTGCGGGACCGATGGAGTGTAGGTGTAATGCCACGGCTCGTAAGGATTCTGGAGCGGGCCGTAGAAATGGCTGCTGGCAAGGGCAACGGCCGCTTTCAGTTTTGCGGTCCATCCCGAAGAATCCCACGCCTGCTCGATGGTTGCCGCCGTGGCCCCGGCAATCAGCCGCCGGCGGCGATAGATGCGGAAATCGAACGCCCGCAACTGCCCGTGCTGCGATAACCCAGGCACCGCCACCGTTGGCGCAACCGGCGTTTCCCACGCCACCAAAAACTCCCGAAACCGCTCGGCCTGGATGCTGCCGCCGCTGCCAAATGGGGATGTGGTGTCGGCCATCATCACCATGCAGCTGTCGAACAAGGAATCGGCCACCACCGCCACCGAACGGACGCTGTTCCAGTTGCGCAACTGCGCCTCAAGGCTCCGAATCTCCATCGGGGCTTTAAGGCTGTATCCGGGGTAGAGTGAGTCAAAAACGGTGCGCACCCGGGTGACTTCGGCGATTGCATGGCCGTATTCCTCGGTCTTCCGGTAGGCCCGCGCTTCTTCGGCGGTCCATGCCCAGGTGGAGTCAACTTCCGGCAGCCGGCCCAAGTAATATTTCAGTGCCAGCAGCCGGCGCGGCGTTACGCCGATTCGGCGCAGCGCGTTGTTGATTCGGGGATCGAGCGGCGCGGCAACGGAGTCAATGTACTCACGCAGCCGCCGCTCGGCTGGCGATACGGTTTTGGCCACAACGGTTTTTGCCGCAACCGAACGCCGCTGCCGTTTTCGCTTCCGTGCGCTTGCGTCGGCCGTGTGGAAATCGGCAGCAAGCAGCAGAAGGATCAACGGCAGCGCAAACCACCAACGGTGGCGAATGTTGCGGCGCGATTTCACCACGTGGCGGCAACCTCAAATCCAGCATCCTCGATAACCTCGACAAGCTGGTGGTGGGTGACTTTGGATTCATCGAACTCCACCATCGCTTTGCCAATCTCTACCTCGGCTTTCTCCACCGGCAATCGTGAAATGGCTTTCTGAACGCTGGCCACGCAGCCCTGGCAGCTCATGCCGCTGATTGATAAAATTTCCGTCATAGGTTTGGAAGTTGGTTGTTTGATTGTTTGAATGTTTTTGGGGAGCCAGTTAAGCCTTGCGTGGCCGGACCTCACCCTTTTCTCCAGACGATTCCATTGGGTTTTGCGCCAACGGCGATGGTGGTGCTCACCGATCGTGTGGCAACATCAATCACCGAAACCGTCCCTGCGTTTTGATTGCTGACGTATGCGGTTTTTCCATCGCCACTGAAGGCGATTCCGTGCGCGCCGGCCCCAACGGTGATCTCCCCAATCTTCTCATCGCGCTCGGTGCTGAAAATGGCCACTTTCCCGTTCTCCACGTCGGTGATCCAGAGTGTGGTGTCGGGGGCAACGGTTGCCATTGCGGGGGTGAATCCCAGGTTATAGGTCCGTATCGTTTGCAGCGTTGTGGCATCAATGGCGGTTACGGTTTTGCCGGTTTCGTTGTCAACGTACATCACCCCATTGCTTCCGGGCCACGCGCCAACTGGGCCGTCGCCAACGGCGATAGTTTTCACGATGGACTTGCCGACTACGTCAATGACCGTCACGTTGTCGGAAGCGTTGTTTGCCACAAAGGCGTATTGTCCGTTCGGGGTCATCGTCACCTCCAGCGGCATTTCCCCCACCGACACCGTGCTGCGGGTCCCAAGCAGCACCGGGTCCAGCACCAGCACCGTCCCGGCGGTTGCGGATTGCGCGGCCCAGACGGAGCTTCCCGTTGGGGTCATCACCGCGTTGTGGGCCGGGTGGTCCAGCTTCCGCGATTCACGAAGCGTTCCGGTGGTGGCATCCATCATCAGCAGGTACGCCGCCGCCCCGCCGCCGTGGCCGCTGTGCGAGTGGCCGCCGCTAAGGTCCTGGCCCAATATTGCAACCAACAGCGCGCTGCGGTCCGGCGTAAGCGAAATGTGGTGGGGATAGCTGATGTTCTTCAGCCGGATGGTCCCCGCCACCGTGTTCGTTTCGGTGTTGATGACGCTGATACTGCTATCCCCACCGTTCACCACGTACAACGCGTCGAACGCAATGGCGGGGATTGGAACGGTTTCGGGAAGCGGAGACTCGGTGTGGTCGTGGTCGTCGTCGTGATCCGTTGCGGAGGTCCCGCACCCGGCGGCCAGGAACCCCGCAAACAGCAGACTAACCAGAAGTATTGAACGCGTAGCCATCGTCAGTTTTTTTGTTGAAGGTTAGAGTGAGTGGCTGAGCAACAACAAGGCTTGCTCAGCCACGGTACAGGCGCTGCGGTGATGTTCACCGCAGGCCTAATTCAGATCTAATTTTTGTGGCCGATTGGGGCCAACGTCCACCCCGGTTGAGTTCTCTTTCACCTCGAAGTTTAGCATCATCCCGTGATCCTCATGCTCAAGATTGTGGCAGTGGACAAGGTAGATTCCTGGATAGCGATTGAAGCGAACAAGCACCCGAACCATCTGGTAGGGAAGCACAAGAACCGTATCCTTCCAACCGCGGTCGCGGGGGACAAGGTTGGCGTTTCCGGCGCGGTCCAGCACCTGGAACTGCACGCCGTGAACGTGCATCGGGTGGGGCGCAAGGCTGCTGTTGCGGAAGCTCCAAATCTCCAATTGATCCATCGGCACGGTTTCATCAATCCTCTCCATCTCGAACTCCTTATCGTTGATGAAATGGCCAACCTCCAAATTCCCAACGCTCCCTTCATGCCTGATGGAAAGGACGAAGTCACGCTCACGCACGGCATCTTGCTCGCGATAACGTTCGTAGGGGACCAACGTTTGCGGAATGGTGAACGGCTTGGATGCTTCCTTCACCACGTCGAACCGGATGATTGGAAGCTCGGCCCCTTGCGGCGGCGGGTACCCAGCACCCGCGCCGGTGTTCTCGCTGCGGAGCATCACCGAGGTGCCAATTTTATCGCCGGAAAAATCAACCAAAATCTCGAAGCGTTCGCCGGGGGAGATTGAGAGAAGGGTGACGCTGTACGGCTTATCCAGCAGCCCGCCATCGCTGGCGATGATGTGGAAGGGGCGGCCGTCGGTGAACGATAGGTAGAAAATCCGGGCGTTTGCGCCGTTCAAAATGCGGAAGCGGTACAACCCTTTGGCCACTTCAAGGTAGGGGTCGGGCGTTCCGTTCACGAAGACGGTGTCGCCAAGAAATCCCTGCAAGTGGTCGTCGTCGGTGACGACTTCATACGTGAACTGGCGCGAGGCAGTAATGCGGCGATCCTGCAACGCCAGCGGGATGTCGTGCTCGCCATCGGGAAGCCCAAGCTCCTTCTCGGCATCATCCTCCACAATGAACAACCCAGCCATTCCCCGGTAGGCTTGGATCGCTGTGCGGTGATGCGGGTGGGGGTGGTACCAGTAGGTCCCGGCGCGGTTCAGAATGGGGAAGGAGTAATCGTAGGTGCCTTCGGTCCCGACCACTTGCATCGGGTGGCCGTCCATCTCATGGGGAACGATCATCCCGTGCCAGTGGATGATGGTCGGTTCGGCCAGCATATTCACCAAGCGAGCGTTGAACGTGTCGCCCCGCTTCGCCCGAATTGTGGGGCCGGGCCAGCTTCCGCCAATGGTCCAAAGGTCAGTTTTGGCATCGGACCAGACGTTCTGTTTTGTTTGGGCGGCCACCAGCGGCTCGCCTTTCCATTCGGGCGGAAAACGCAGCGGATTTCCACCGCCAGCAAGCAGCGTGGAGTGGGGGGAAGCAAGCGGCTTCCCGGCACCAAGAAGCGGAACGCGGGCAGCGGTTGCGGCAACGCCAGAAAGCGCGATCGTGTGAAGAAAACGGCGACGGTTCATGGGAAGTTTGAAGGTTAAGTGTTGATTACCAAGTGCCTATCGGGCAAGACCTTGGATACCCCTTCCCTGCATCATCGCAGCGCCGTTATCAGGAAGGGAAAGTGGCTCCATTGTGTAGTATCGCTCCATCGGTTTGTTGTCGTTCCATTGGGGTGATCATCACCCTGTTGAGTATCACCCCATCCACTCTGCCATTTGGCTTTTGTGCAGGGTTCCTTTCCGCAGCGCGCGTTCTTTCATGATGATAAAAAGCACGGGGGTCATAATCAGAACGTGGACCGCAGAGGTCAGCAGCCCGCCAATCATCGGCGTGACAAGCGGCTTCATCACGTCGCTTCCCGCGCCGGCGGCGAACATGATCGGCACCAGGCCCAGCATCGAGGTTGCCACGGTCATCAGTTTGGGGCGCAGCCGCTGCACGGCCCCTTCCATTGTTGCGGCATGGAGATCGGCGGCGGTGATTGCTTTGCCCGCCGCAAGTTTTGCGTCCAGCGCGTGGTGCAGATACACCACCATCACCACCCCCGTTTGCACCGCCACGCCGTACAACGCAATGAACCCCACCCAGACCGCCACCGAGAAATTGTACCCCAGAGCGTACAGCAGATAGACCCCACCCACCAAAGCGAACGGAACGGAAAGCATCACCACCCCGGCTTCTTTCCAATCTTTGATGGTCATGTACAACATCAGGAAAATAACCAGAAAGACTACCGGCATCACCACCATCAGCCGCGATTCGGCACGCTGCTTGTTCTCATATTGGCCGCTCCATTCCAGGCTGTATCCTATGTCCAATTTCAGCTCCGTGGTTATCCGCTCCTTTGCTTCGGCCACAAAGCTCCCCATGTCGCGCCCGCGAACGTTCAGGAAAACCACCGAGCGGAGCTGGCCGTTCTCGCTATAGATCATCGCGGGTCCATCGGCAAGGCGGATGTTGGCAAGGTCCCCGAGGGGGATGTAGTTGGCTTGCGGCGCAAACCCCGAAGCCGAAGCAAACGCGCCGGTGGAGCTAACTCCGCCGGGGGCTGTTCCTGCGCCAGCATTGGCTCCCATCCCGTTCATCCCGCCCGATTGCCCGCCACCCATCCCCTGGGGCGCGGCCTCGGCAGAAGTTGCTGCGGCGGGGAGCGAAGGCATCGCGCCGGGCATCCCGACCGGGACCAGAATGGAGGCGATTGCTTCGGGGGTGTTGCGTGTGCTCCGTTCGTAGCGGACCCGCACGGGGTAGCGTGCGCGCCCGTCCAAGATCTGCCCGATATTCTCCCCACCGATTGCCGTCTCGATCAACATCTGAACGTCGGCGCGGCGCAGCCCGTAGCGGGCGATTTGGTCATCGCGCAGGGTGATGTCAAGGAAACTTCCCCCTTGCACGCGGTCGGCAGCAACGTCCGCCGCGCCGGGGATTGTTTTCAAGATTTCTTCGGCGCGGATTGCCAGCCGTTCCAGCGTGTCTAGGCTGGTTCCGTAGATCTTTAATCCAAGCTCGGTCCGCACCCCGGTTGCCAGCATGTTGATGCGGTTGATGATTGGCTGGGTCCAGCCGTTGCGCACGCCGGGGATTTGCAATTGCTTGTCCAGTTCCTCAATGATTTTTTGCTTGGTGATGCCGGGCCGCCATTGGTCGCGGGGCTTCAGCAGCACAATCGTTTCGATCATGGAAAGGGGGGCGTTATCGGTTGCGGTTTCGGCGCGCCCGGCTTTCCCCAGAACGTGCGCCACCTCGGGGTAGGCCGCAATGATTCGGTCCTGGGCAGCCATTGCCCGGTTCACTTCCGGCATCGAGGCGTTTGGCAGCAGCACCGGCATGAAAAGGATGGAGCCTTCGTCCAGCGTCGGCATGAACTCCGATCCGGTATCCATCACCATTGGGATTGCCACCAGCAAGGCAAGCAGGTTCAGCGCAATCGTCGTCTTCCGCCAGCGAAGGCACCAGCGGAGAATCGGCGCGTAGAGCCAGTGGAAGAACCGCATCACGGGGTTCTCCGTCTCCAGCCGGAACCGCCCCCGCATGAACAGGGTCATCAGCACCGGAACAAGGGTGATTGCCACCACAGCCGAGGCCGCAATCACAAACGTTTTGGTCCATGCAAGCGGGTGGAACAGCTTCCCTTCCTGCCCTTCCAGAAGGAAGACCGGAAGGAAGGAGAGGACCATAATCGCTTCGCTGAAGAAGATTGCGCGCCCAACTTGTTTGGCCGATACAATCGCCAGCCGAGCGTACTCCGAAGGGGGAAGGTTCGGGTTGGCGCGCTGCGCTTCGGCGATGTTCCGGTAGGCGTTTTCCACAAGGACGATGGAGGAATCA encodes:
- a CDS encoding rhodanese-like domain-containing protein, with translation MYERKFADVPMISPDSLAAAIASGKPPLLLDTRTPEEFAVSHLKGARRVDPATLADLQEIDLAGTDPDQPIVAYCSVGYRSGIVARQLQELGFTNVRNLYGGIFLWHNQGRQVWAGNQVVGEVHPYDWVWGQFLR
- a CDS encoding multicopper oxidase domain-containing protein; amino-acid sequence: MNRRRFLHTIALSGVAATAARVPLLGAGKPLASPHSTLLAGGGNPLRFPPEWKGEPLVAAQTKQNVWSDAKTDLWTIGGSWPGPTIRAKRGDTFNARLVNMLAEPTIIHWHGMIVPHEMDGHPMQVVGTEGTYDYSFPILNRAGTYWYHPHPHHRTAIQAYRGMAGLFIVEDDAEKELGLPDGEHDIPLALQDRRITASRQFTYEVVTDDDHLQGFLGDTVFVNGTPDPYLEVAKGLYRFRILNGANARIFYLSFTDGRPFHIIASDGGLLDKPYSVTLLSISPGERFEILVDFSGDKIGTSVMLRSENTGAGAGYPPPQGAELPIIRFDVVKEASKPFTIPQTLVPYERYREQDAVRERDFVLSIRHEGSVGNLEVGHFINDKEFEMERIDETVPMDQLEIWSFRNSSLAPHPMHVHGVQFQVLDRAGNANLVPRDRGWKDTVLVLPYQMVRVLVRFNRYPGIYLVHCHNLEHEDHGMMLNFEVKENSTGVDVGPNRPQKLDLN
- a CDS encoding heavy-metal-associated domain-containing protein; translation: MTEILSISGMSCQGCVASVQKAISRLPVEKAEVEIGKAMVEFDESKVTHHQLVEVIEDAGFEVAATW
- a CDS encoding YncE family protein; the protein is MATRSILLVSLLFAGFLAAGCGTSATDHDDDHDHTESPLPETVPIPAIAFDALYVVNGGDSSISVINTETNTVAGTIRLKNISYPHHISLTPDRSALLVAILGQDLSGGHSHSGHGGGAAAYLLMMDATTGTLRESRKLDHPAHNAVMTPTGSSVWAAQSATAGTVLVLDPVLLGTRSTVSVGEMPLEVTMTPNGQYAFVANNASDNVTVIDVVGKSIVKTIAVGDGPVGAWPGSNGVMYVDNETGKTVTAIDATTLQTIRTYNLGFTPAMATVAPDTTLWITDVENGKVAIFSTERDEKIGEITVGAGAHGIAFSGDGKTAYVSNQNAGTVSVIDVATRSVSTTIAVGAKPNGIVWRKG
- a CDS encoding OmpA family protein yields the protein MTLHARRKAAPMFFATMLLVAVFGAAVPPLAAQSPERLPVEINSPRSELVPVIAPDGKGLWFVRKDAPENIGGSGFDIWHATLGSNGRWNQARNVGAPLNSIGDNYVCSVTPDGQTLLLGGRYSANGEVSAGVSIARRTAEGWGKPRALNIHDFYNTARFAEYSLANDGRTLLLCLQRDDSYGDKDIYVSFWQKDGSWSRPLNLGRELNSKGSEVSPFLAADGVTLYFSTDGRGGSGDNDIFVARRLDSTWTRWTTPENLGPAINTSGFDAYYTIPASGDFAYFVSTHNESNREDIYRVPLPKPVRPKPVVLVKGKVLNSQTKEPIGARIRYERLADGKVEGYADSDPATGAYAIVLPAEAAYGFRAEAGGFIATSDNLDARTVTEYRELTRDLLLAPIQVGQTIRLNNIFFDFGSDTLRPESFPELQRIATLLRDNPRMVIQIAGHTDNIGSDQSNLRLSQNRATAVMEYLVQQGFPRNQIGAHGYGRSRPIATNDTEEGRSQNRRVEFTILGEK